The region GCGACGGCGCCGAGCACCTCGTCGCCGTCGCTCGCCTGACCGACCACCGCGATGCCCTGCGCCTGCAGGATGCGGCCCAGCAGCGTGCGGATCATGGGGTCGTCGTCCACCAGGAGCACGCGGGGCGAGCGGGCGCCGTCGGGCGCCGCCGTCGTCACCGCACCACCCACGGCAGCTGGCCGCGCACGACCCACACCTGCCCGTCCTGACCGGCCCACAGCTGCCCGCCGAGCGCCTCGGCGCGCTCCCGCATACCGATGACGCCGGCGCCGGCACCCGTGAGGGCGAGCCCGTGGGCGTGAGACGACGCGCGGTGGTCCGCACCGCCGTCGTGCGCCCTGGTCCAGTTGGCGACGACGATCTCGACGCCGACACCCGACGTCGCGCGGACCGCGAGCCGCACGCCGGCACCCGGGGCGTGCTTGAGCGCGTTCGTCAGCGCCTCCTGCACGATCCGGTACACGGCACGGGTGAGCGCCGGTGGTGGATCGGCGCCGATGAGGACGATGTCGTCGGCGATCGCGACGCCGGCGCCGCGCGCGTCCGCCACGAGGCGGGGCAGGTCCGCGAGGGTCGGCTGCGAGCCGGTGTAGCCCTGCGTCTGCGAGTCGCGCAGCGTCGAGATCAGCCCGCGCATCTCCTCCAGCGCGCGGTGGGCCGACTTGCGCACGGCGCGCGCGCTCTCGGGGACGGAGGGATCCGTCGTCGTGACCTCGAGCACGGCCGCGTGCAGCGAGACGATCGAGAGGTGGTGGGCGACCGTGTCGTGCATCTCGCGCGCGATCAGCTCGCGCTCCTCCTGCCTGTTCAGCTCGCCGCGCAGCAGGGCCGCGGACCGTGCCTGGGCCCGGGCGCTGACGCGGGCACCCGCGGCGCTGGCCCGCAGCCGACGCACGGCGCCCGCCCCGACCGACGCCGCGAGCAGCACGACGCCGAGGATCACGTAGCCCCACCACGTCATGACGAGCACCTCGCCGGTCGCCTGCACCGTCGAGGTGAACAGGATGCCGGGGGCCTCGCGCACCGCGTCGCGCCCCAGCGTCACTCCGGTCACGGCGGCGGCGAGCGCGGTGCACCACGCGGCGCGCCGCAGCGGCGCGACGGCGAGCACCCACGGCAGCACCACCAGCGTGCCGAGGGGGTCGAGCGGCAGCAGGAGGGCTGCGCCGGCGTTCACCAGGAGCACGACGAGCGGTGCGCGCCGCCGCCAGATCATCGACGCACCGGTGCCGAGCGCCGCCATCGTGGACAGTGCGGACCATGCGAAGAGCGGGGCCGAGTCCTGGTGCGCGAGCCCCT is a window of Litorihabitans aurantiacus DNA encoding:
- a CDS encoding sensor histidine kinase — encoded protein: MPDGGAHPSRWRRVLGHLGTIGAVLSVALAGVIFSAFQGLAHQDSAPLFAWSALSTMAALGTGASMIWRRRAPLVVLLVNAGAALLLPLDPLGTLVVLPWVLAVAPLRRAAWCTALAAAVTGVTLGRDAVREAPGILFTSTVQATGEVLVMTWWGYVILGVVLLAASVGAGAVRRLRASAAGARVSARAQARSAALLRGELNRQEERELIAREMHDTVAHHLSIVSLHAAVLEVTTTDPSVPESARAVRKSAHRALEEMRGLISTLRDSQTQGYTGSQPTLADLPRLVADARGAGVAIADDIVLIGADPPPALTRAVYRIVQEALTNALKHAPGAGVRLAVRATSGVGVEIVVANWTRAHDGGADHRASSHAHGLALTGAGAGVIGMRERAEALGGQLWAGQDGQVWVVRGQLPWVVR